Proteins encoded in a region of the Stieleria neptunia genome:
- a CDS encoding sulfatase family protein translates to MLAGLLAGPASRADEPRNVLIIQTDEHNFRTLGCYRQTLPEEQALVWGKEAFVETPAIDSIARRGAICTSFYATSPVCTPSRAAFFTGLYPHQTGSHTNNEPMDSDIVTFAEVLRRDGYATGYAGKWHLDGPGKPQWAPRRQFGFSDNRFMFNRGHWKNFQLTDAGPRVGARDKNDAPSYNVGDADDQTFATDWLADRAMDFIREHADEPFCYHLSLPDPHGPNTVRPPYDTMFADRVIRAPLSFSMAKENPAWAAVGGKNSAAKFNPALMAMYFGMVRCIDDNVGQILETLAELKLTDNTIIVFTSDHGDLCFEHGRLNKGNPYEASAKIPMIIAAPGVIPAGTRVDQALGTVDFAPTLLSLLGKQATTGTAGRDASPLLTGQNQAKWDDVAIIQSSGLKPSWFAVITDRYKLVLSVSERPWLFDLQTDPDELKNSIDLEQNRDVVRQLAGRLHDYAQAQDAGFLNPKLKQQINTLVSSL, encoded by the coding sequence ATGTTGGCCGGTCTGCTGGCTGGTCCAGCGTCACGAGCCGACGAGCCTCGTAACGTTTTGATCATTCAGACCGACGAGCACAATTTCCGCACGCTGGGTTGTTATCGCCAGACGCTGCCCGAGGAGCAAGCATTGGTGTGGGGCAAAGAGGCCTTCGTCGAGACTCCGGCGATCGATTCGATTGCCCGACGCGGCGCCATCTGTACGTCGTTTTATGCGACCAGCCCGGTTTGCACGCCCTCCCGCGCCGCGTTCTTCACCGGGCTGTATCCGCACCAGACCGGCAGCCATACCAACAATGAGCCGATGGACAGTGACATCGTGACCTTTGCCGAAGTGCTTCGGCGCGACGGCTATGCCACCGGTTACGCCGGCAAATGGCACCTCGACGGACCCGGCAAACCGCAGTGGGCGCCGCGACGTCAATTTGGTTTCAGCGACAATCGGTTCATGTTCAACCGTGGACATTGGAAGAATTTCCAGTTGACCGACGCCGGCCCACGAGTCGGTGCGCGAGACAAAAACGACGCGCCCAGCTACAACGTCGGCGACGCCGATGACCAGACCTTTGCAACCGACTGGTTGGCCGATCGTGCGATGGACTTCATCCGCGAGCACGCCGACGAGCCGTTTTGTTATCACCTCAGCCTGCCCGATCCGCATGGACCGAACACGGTTCGCCCGCCCTACGACACGATGTTTGCCGACAGGGTGATTCGTGCGCCCCTGTCGTTTTCGATGGCCAAAGAGAATCCGGCTTGGGCAGCGGTCGGAGGCAAAAACTCGGCGGCAAAATTCAACCCGGCGTTGATGGCGATGTACTTCGGCATGGTCCGCTGTATCGATGACAACGTCGGTCAGATCCTGGAAACGTTGGCGGAACTGAAGTTGACCGACAACACCATCATCGTGTTCACCTCGGATCATGGTGACCTGTGTTTCGAACACGGACGGCTGAACAAGGGCAACCCGTATGAGGCGAGTGCGAAGATCCCGATGATCATCGCCGCTCCGGGGGTGATCCCGGCGGGAACGCGCGTCGACCAGGCGCTCGGCACGGTCGACTTCGCCCCGACCCTGTTGTCGTTGCTTGGAAAACAAGCGACGACGGGAACGGCCGGTCGCGATGCGTCACCGTTGCTGACCGGTCAAAACCAGGCGAAATGGGACGACGTCGCGATCATTCAATCGTCGGGACTGAAGCCATCTTGGTTTGCGGTGATCACCGACCGCTACAAACTCGTGCTCTCGGTGTCCGAACGCCCTTGGCTGTTCGATTTGCAAACCGATCCCGACGAACTAAAAAATTCCATCGACCTGGAACAGAATCGGGACGTCGTTCGTCAACTGGCCGGTCGTTTGCACGACTACGCACAAGCGCAGGACGCCGGGTTCTTGAATCCGAAACTGAAGCAGCAGATCAACACGTTGGTGTCTAGCCTTTAG